One region of Armigeres subalbatus isolate Guangzhou_Male chromosome 3, GZ_Asu_2, whole genome shotgun sequence genomic DNA includes:
- the LOC134224239 gene encoding protein aubergine-like isoform X1: MAPRGRYYQRRMSDNPQEGSSGGRIRARGYVGGSSSRGGYNGGGSRGGWPGSDNGGGYRGDHRQKPYDRMGSSSPSVAVKDEFSALESQVKRDGSGEPGGGRGGMRGGFRGGRGGQRGNRYLPEIVHTRKDTSVVKQGNSGRPIMLQTNYFRLLLNEDERIFQYRVDFNPTIEASKKMSGLLFQIKPQIGGYVFDGTQLFSRTKLENDPMEFTVKDKFTEDNYQITIRRVGDVTGTNEKAFVVYNLVNRHAMGGLKLQLIGRSFFDPEAKVSIRQYGIDLYPGYLTSIRQHEKDVLMCAELTHRVMRTDTCYSLFEHCMNQRGNFKDNYKRMVLGTIVMTTYGNNRTYTISDVEFDVNPESSFTTKKGSQTFTQYYKEKYNITIRDPRQPMLVSRSKARDIRAGLPELIYLIPELSRITGITDDMRRDFHCMRAIADHTRLNPDKRIQRLETFNRRMQQSKESSDVFKFWKTELDRRLVEVPARVLQPETVFFHPEQEACKVLAGEMAEWQMAFRNNPMYLTVALTNWFVVVPGGSERLIVDFMSCLKQAASQMYFHIEEPRRVSIPNDSPVVYVEQLSQLVQRDPQLIMCLVTNDKADRYSAIKKKCCVDRAVPTQVLKTRTITPKGGNVRTLMSVATKVAIQMNCKLGGIPWVIKSPLASVMVIGYDVCKDSKDRSRGYGALVASMYGGGVKHPKYFSTVNQHAHGEELSNYLALNVIKAIRAYQSSFGNVLPQRIVIYRDGVGDGDLGYVNEHEVGSVKEKLEAAYKGQEMQSKLTFFVVNKRINTRLFHDRRNPTPGTIVDDVITLPERNDFFLVSQSVRQGTVSPTSYNILKDESGLSADRLQLYTFKQTHMYYNWSGTVGVPAVCQYAHKLAALAGQYLHQVPSTWLEKKLYFL, encoded by the exons GACGTTATTATCAACGAAGGATGTCCGATAATCCACAGGAGGGTTCCAGTGGCGGTCGGATACGGGCTCGCGGTTACGTTGGAGGCTCCTCATCTCGTGGCGGGTACAATGGAGGAGGTTCGCGTGGAGGGTGGCCAGGGTCCGATAATGGAGGCGGCTATAGAGGAGACCACCGTCAGAAGCCGTACGATCGCATGGGATCGTCATCGCCAAGTGTTGCGGTAAAGGACGAGTTTTCGGCGCTGGAGTCCCAAGTCAAAAGAGACGGAAGTGGTGAGCCCGGTGGCGGACGAGGTGGCATGCGCGGAGGGTTCAGAGGTGGCCGTGGAGGTCAACGAGGCAACAGATATTTGCCTGAAATTGTGCACACTCGCAAGGACACGTCGGTTGTCAAGCAGGGAAACAGTGGCCGACCGATTATGCTTCAGACCAATTACTTCCGGCTGCTTCTTAATGAAGATGAACGCATTTTCCAGTATCGAGTTGACTTCAATCCCACGATTGAAGCAAGCAAGAAAATGAGTGGTCTTTTGTTCCAAATCAAACCTCAAATTGGAGGGTACGTATTCGATGGAACGCAGCTATTTTCGCGGACAAAGTTGGAGAACGATCCAATGGAATTTACCGTTAAGGATAAGTTTACTGAGGACAATTACCAAATCACAATTCGAAGAGTTGGTGATGTCACGGGCACAAACGAAAAGGCATTTGTGGTCTATAATCTCGTCAATCGACATGCCATGGGCGGCTTGAAGCTGCAGTTGATTGGACGAAGTTTTTTCGATCCTGAAGCCAAAGTCTCAATCAGACAGTATGGAATAGATCTTTACCCTGGATATCTCACTAGCATCCGTCAGCACGAGAAGGATGTGCTTATGTGTGCGGAATTAACACATAGAGTTATGCGCACCGATACCTGCTACTCGCTGTTTGAACACTGCATGAATCAGCGTGGAAATTTTAAGGACAACTACAAACGTATGGTGTTGGGAACGATTGTAATGACCACATATGGAAATAATCGAACTTACACCATTTCCGACGTGGAATTTGACGTTAATCCGGAGAGTTCCTTCACGACAAAGAAGGGCTCACAAACGTTTACACAATACTACAAGGAGAAATACAATATCACCATTCGTGATCCGCGCCAACCTATGTTGGTGTCCCGTTCTAAGGCCAGAGACATTCGAGCTGGTTTGCCAGAGCTGATCTATTTGATACCGGAGTTATCCCGGATCACTGGCATCACCGATGATATGAGACGAGACTTTCA CTGTATGCGAGCGATCGCTGATCATACTCGCTTAAACCCGGACAAACGTATCCAACGTTTGGAAACATTCAATCGGCGCATGCAACAGTCGAAGGAGAGTTCCGATGTGTTTAAGTTTTGGAAAACTGAACTCGACCGTCGTTTGGTGGAGGTTCCGGCACGCGTCCTTCAGCCGGAAACTGTCTTTTTCCATCCAGAGCAGGAAGCTTG CAAGGTACTGGCGGGAGAAATGGCCGAATGGCAAATGGCGTTCCGCAACAACCCGATGTACTTAACGGTTGCGCTGACCAACTGGTTTGTGGTAGTACCCGGCGGATCGGAACGGTTAATCGTTGATTTTATGTCCTGCTTGAAACAGGCCGCTTCCCAAATGTATTTCCATATTGAGGAACCAAGGCGTGTCTCGATTCCCAACGATTCTCCGGTTGTCTACGTGGAACAGCTTAGTCAACTGGTCCAGCGCGATCCGCAGCTGATTATGTGTTTGGTAACGAACGATAAGGCTGACCGTTATTCAGCCATTAAGAAGAAATGCTGCGTAGACCGGGCCGTGCCTACGCAGGTTTTGAAGACCCGAACCATTACACCCAAGGGTGGAAACGTTCGTACGTTGATGTCCGTCGCTACCAAGGTGGCGATCCAGATGAACTGCAAATTGGGTGGCATCCCGTGGGTTATTAAAAGCCCACTTGCTTCAGTGATGGTAATTGGTTACGACGTTTGTAAGGACTCAAAGGATCGATCCAGAGGATACGGAGCATTAGTAGCTTCCATGTATGGCGGAGGCGTTAAACACCCCAAATACTTCTCTACAGTAAATCAGCACGCCCACGGAGAAGAGCTGTCCAACTATCTGGCATTGAACGTAATAAAAGCGATCCGAGCATATCAATCCAGCTTTGGAAACGTTCTACCACAGCGTATCGTTATCTATCGAGATGGCGTAGGTGATGGAGATTTAGGTTACGTCAATGAACACGAAGTTGGTTCAGTAAAAGAAAAACTGGAGGCCGCCTACAAAGGACAAGAGATGCAATCCAAGTTGACCTTCTTCGTTGTCAACAAACGCATCAATACCCGCCTGTTCCATGATAGAAGAAATCCAACACCGGGAACCATAGTCGATGACGTCATTACGCTACCAGAGAG GAACGACTTCTTCCTAGTCTCTCAAAGCGTACGACAGGGAACGGTTTCCCCCACTTCATACAACATTCTGAAAGACGAATCTGGACTCAGCGCGGATCGGTTGCAGCTCTACACATTCAAGCAGACTCATATGTATTATAATTGGTCCGGTACCGTCGGTGTCCCGGCTGTATGTCAGTACGCCCACAAACTTGCTGCCTTGGCAGGACAGTATCTCCACCAAGTGCCCAGCACATGGTTGGAGAAGAAACTCTATTTCTTGTAG
- the LOC134224239 gene encoding protein aubergine-like isoform X2: protein MSDNPQEGSSGGRIRARGYVGGSSSRGGYNGGGSRGGWPGSDNGGGYRGDHRQKPYDRMGSSSPSVAVKDEFSALESQVKRDGSGEPGGGRGGMRGGFRGGRGGQRGNRYLPEIVHTRKDTSVVKQGNSGRPIMLQTNYFRLLLNEDERIFQYRVDFNPTIEASKKMSGLLFQIKPQIGGYVFDGTQLFSRTKLENDPMEFTVKDKFTEDNYQITIRRVGDVTGTNEKAFVVYNLVNRHAMGGLKLQLIGRSFFDPEAKVSIRQYGIDLYPGYLTSIRQHEKDVLMCAELTHRVMRTDTCYSLFEHCMNQRGNFKDNYKRMVLGTIVMTTYGNNRTYTISDVEFDVNPESSFTTKKGSQTFTQYYKEKYNITIRDPRQPMLVSRSKARDIRAGLPELIYLIPELSRITGITDDMRRDFHCMRAIADHTRLNPDKRIQRLETFNRRMQQSKESSDVFKFWKTELDRRLVEVPARVLQPETVFFHPEQEACKVLAGEMAEWQMAFRNNPMYLTVALTNWFVVVPGGSERLIVDFMSCLKQAASQMYFHIEEPRRVSIPNDSPVVYVEQLSQLVQRDPQLIMCLVTNDKADRYSAIKKKCCVDRAVPTQVLKTRTITPKGGNVRTLMSVATKVAIQMNCKLGGIPWVIKSPLASVMVIGYDVCKDSKDRSRGYGALVASMYGGGVKHPKYFSTVNQHAHGEELSNYLALNVIKAIRAYQSSFGNVLPQRIVIYRDGVGDGDLGYVNEHEVGSVKEKLEAAYKGQEMQSKLTFFVVNKRINTRLFHDRRNPTPGTIVDDVITLPERNDFFLVSQSVRQGTVSPTSYNILKDESGLSADRLQLYTFKQTHMYYNWSGTVGVPAVCQYAHKLAALAGQYLHQVPSTWLEKKLYFL, encoded by the exons ATGTCCGATAATCCACAGGAGGGTTCCAGTGGCGGTCGGATACGGGCTCGCGGTTACGTTGGAGGCTCCTCATCTCGTGGCGGGTACAATGGAGGAGGTTCGCGTGGAGGGTGGCCAGGGTCCGATAATGGAGGCGGCTATAGAGGAGACCACCGTCAGAAGCCGTACGATCGCATGGGATCGTCATCGCCAAGTGTTGCGGTAAAGGACGAGTTTTCGGCGCTGGAGTCCCAAGTCAAAAGAGACGGAAGTGGTGAGCCCGGTGGCGGACGAGGTGGCATGCGCGGAGGGTTCAGAGGTGGCCGTGGAGGTCAACGAGGCAACAGATATTTGCCTGAAATTGTGCACACTCGCAAGGACACGTCGGTTGTCAAGCAGGGAAACAGTGGCCGACCGATTATGCTTCAGACCAATTACTTCCGGCTGCTTCTTAATGAAGATGAACGCATTTTCCAGTATCGAGTTGACTTCAATCCCACGATTGAAGCAAGCAAGAAAATGAGTGGTCTTTTGTTCCAAATCAAACCTCAAATTGGAGGGTACGTATTCGATGGAACGCAGCTATTTTCGCGGACAAAGTTGGAGAACGATCCAATGGAATTTACCGTTAAGGATAAGTTTACTGAGGACAATTACCAAATCACAATTCGAAGAGTTGGTGATGTCACGGGCACAAACGAAAAGGCATTTGTGGTCTATAATCTCGTCAATCGACATGCCATGGGCGGCTTGAAGCTGCAGTTGATTGGACGAAGTTTTTTCGATCCTGAAGCCAAAGTCTCAATCAGACAGTATGGAATAGATCTTTACCCTGGATATCTCACTAGCATCCGTCAGCACGAGAAGGATGTGCTTATGTGTGCGGAATTAACACATAGAGTTATGCGCACCGATACCTGCTACTCGCTGTTTGAACACTGCATGAATCAGCGTGGAAATTTTAAGGACAACTACAAACGTATGGTGTTGGGAACGATTGTAATGACCACATATGGAAATAATCGAACTTACACCATTTCCGACGTGGAATTTGACGTTAATCCGGAGAGTTCCTTCACGACAAAGAAGGGCTCACAAACGTTTACACAATACTACAAGGAGAAATACAATATCACCATTCGTGATCCGCGCCAACCTATGTTGGTGTCCCGTTCTAAGGCCAGAGACATTCGAGCTGGTTTGCCAGAGCTGATCTATTTGATACCGGAGTTATCCCGGATCACTGGCATCACCGATGATATGAGACGAGACTTTCA CTGTATGCGAGCGATCGCTGATCATACTCGCTTAAACCCGGACAAACGTATCCAACGTTTGGAAACATTCAATCGGCGCATGCAACAGTCGAAGGAGAGTTCCGATGTGTTTAAGTTTTGGAAAACTGAACTCGACCGTCGTTTGGTGGAGGTTCCGGCACGCGTCCTTCAGCCGGAAACTGTCTTTTTCCATCCAGAGCAGGAAGCTTG CAAGGTACTGGCGGGAGAAATGGCCGAATGGCAAATGGCGTTCCGCAACAACCCGATGTACTTAACGGTTGCGCTGACCAACTGGTTTGTGGTAGTACCCGGCGGATCGGAACGGTTAATCGTTGATTTTATGTCCTGCTTGAAACAGGCCGCTTCCCAAATGTATTTCCATATTGAGGAACCAAGGCGTGTCTCGATTCCCAACGATTCTCCGGTTGTCTACGTGGAACAGCTTAGTCAACTGGTCCAGCGCGATCCGCAGCTGATTATGTGTTTGGTAACGAACGATAAGGCTGACCGTTATTCAGCCATTAAGAAGAAATGCTGCGTAGACCGGGCCGTGCCTACGCAGGTTTTGAAGACCCGAACCATTACACCCAAGGGTGGAAACGTTCGTACGTTGATGTCCGTCGCTACCAAGGTGGCGATCCAGATGAACTGCAAATTGGGTGGCATCCCGTGGGTTATTAAAAGCCCACTTGCTTCAGTGATGGTAATTGGTTACGACGTTTGTAAGGACTCAAAGGATCGATCCAGAGGATACGGAGCATTAGTAGCTTCCATGTATGGCGGAGGCGTTAAACACCCCAAATACTTCTCTACAGTAAATCAGCACGCCCACGGAGAAGAGCTGTCCAACTATCTGGCATTGAACGTAATAAAAGCGATCCGAGCATATCAATCCAGCTTTGGAAACGTTCTACCACAGCGTATCGTTATCTATCGAGATGGCGTAGGTGATGGAGATTTAGGTTACGTCAATGAACACGAAGTTGGTTCAGTAAAAGAAAAACTGGAGGCCGCCTACAAAGGACAAGAGATGCAATCCAAGTTGACCTTCTTCGTTGTCAACAAACGCATCAATACCCGCCTGTTCCATGATAGAAGAAATCCAACACCGGGAACCATAGTCGATGACGTCATTACGCTACCAGAGAG GAACGACTTCTTCCTAGTCTCTCAAAGCGTACGACAGGGAACGGTTTCCCCCACTTCATACAACATTCTGAAAGACGAATCTGGACTCAGCGCGGATCGGTTGCAGCTCTACACATTCAAGCAGACTCATATGTATTATAATTGGTCCGGTACCGTCGGTGTCCCGGCTGTATGTCAGTACGCCCACAAACTTGCTGCCTTGGCAGGACAGTATCTCCACCAAGTGCCCAGCACATGGTTGGAGAAGAAACTCTATTTCTTGTAG
- the LOC134219691 gene encoding calmodulin-beta-like, which yields MSAHSLTEEQERQFRKMFEMFDKNGDGSITTSELGSVVRALGMNPSIAEIEQMIHEVDLDGSGSIEMNEFLVLMARKSREDSTQEELRDAFKIFDKDGDGFLTVDELSAVMKNFGERLSDDELADLLDEADIDGDGKINYEEFVIMLSK from the coding sequence ATGTCAGCTCACAGCCTCACCGAAGAACAGGAACGTCAGTTCCGGAAGATGTTCGAGATGTTCGACAAGAACGGTGACGGCTCGATCACCACGTCGGAGCTGGGATCGGTCGTCCGGGCGTTGGGCATGAACCCTTCCATAGCGGAAATCGAGCAGATGATCCACGAGGTGGACCTGGACGGCAGTGGTTCGATCGAAATGAACGAATTTCTCGTCCTGATGGCGCGCAAGTCACGGGAGGATAGCACCCAGGAGGAGCTACGAGATGCGTTCAAAATTTTCGACAAGGACGGGGATGGATTTCTGACGGTTGACGAGCTGTCGGCTGTCATGAAGAACTTTGGCGAGAGGCTGAGCGACGATGAGCTGGCAGATCTGTTGGATGAGGCGGATATCGACGGCGATGGGAAGATAAATTACGAAGAGTTTGTGATAATGTTGAGTAAATAA